The Petrotoga sibirica DSM 13575 DNA segment GTTTCCAGCACAACTATCTGGAGGCCAAAGACAGAGAGTGGGAGTAGCAAGGGGGCTTGCGGCCGATCCAGACATACTGCTCATGGATGAACCATTTGGTGCAATAGATCCTATCAATAGAGAAACATTACAAGATGCATTTCTTGAAATTCAAGAGAAAATCAAAAAGACTATAATATTTGTCACGCATGACATAAGGGAAGCTATTAAATTGGGTGATAAAATTGCAATCTTCAAAGATGGTGAATTAGTACAGTACGATGATACACAAGATATTGTCCAAAACCCAAAAAATGATTTTGTAAAGGACATATTGGGGGAAGATAGTCAATTCAAAGCTTTGGAATTTGTAAAAGTTAGCGAAGGATTGTACAAAGATATGCAAGTCTTTAAAATTGATGAGGATCTTTCAAATATTAAAAGTACTATACAGAGTAATTATCCTATCACAATATTTGTTGATAAAAATAACAATTATAAAGGCTTTATAGAAACTAAAAGATTGAATAGAATTGATGATTCATCTAAATTACGAAGCTCTTTGAAAAAAGATTACGTCACTACAAAATCAAGCCTTTATGAAGCATTGAATAAAATACTAAGTTCTTCCAGTACAAACATCCCCGTAGTTACCGATAAACAAAAGGTAATAGGAGTGATCAACTTAAAAGCTATATTTGAACAAATGTCAAATAAAGCAGAGGTTTGATAAGAGGAGGATAATATGGAATTTTTTACATACGTTGCTGAAAACCTTGGTTATATGGGAATAAAGACTTTAGAACATCTTTATTTGTTCGCAACTTCGTGGGCAATTGCCATAGTTGTGGGAATGGCAATAGGAATATATGTTACCCGCCCAGGAAGAGAGAGAAGTGGAAGAATAGCGCT contains these protein-coding regions:
- a CDS encoding ABC transporter ATP-binding protein, which produces MAIKLVDLTKKYGDFTAVNNLNIEFEDNKLTILIGPSGCGKTTTLKMINRLIERTSGDILFNGKSIDDMNPIQLRRSIGYVIQEIGLFPHMTVFDNIAVVPRLLKWTEEKIKKRVYDLLDLVNLEPDVNAYKFPAQLSGGQRQRVGVARGLAADPDILLMDEPFGAIDPINRETLQDAFLEIQEKIKKTIIFVTHDIREAIKLGDKIAIFKDGELVQYDDTQDIVQNPKNDFVKDILGEDSQFKALEFVKVSEGLYKDMQVFKIDEDLSNIKSTIQSNYPITIFVDKNNNYKGFIETKRLNRIDDSSKLRSSLKKDYVTTKSSLYEALNKILSSSSTNIPVVTDKQKVIGVINLKAIFEQMSNKAEV